The sequence GTAAGTTTGGTTTCGTTCACTTCATCATTACCAAGCATTAAAACCAAAACCGGTTTTTCATTGTGAATATAAACTCTCGACTTTGCGCATTGGGTTTCATCAATTTTTAAGAACGCGCAAAGCTCATCTATACTTTTAACATTTGGTGTGTAAATGTCTTCAACCCGTTTACTTTCAGAATATCTTGGTGCAGCATCAACTTTTGAATTTGCCACCTCAACATTAGCCGCATAACCACAGCTTTCGCAGTAGGCAACTGTATCTTCGCCGGCTTCTGACTTAACCATAAACTCTTCGGAGCCGCTGCCGCCCATCGCTCCGCTTGATGCACCCACAACAAAATATTTTATTCCGCATCTATCGAAAATTTTTCTGTATGCCTTATCGTGCTTGTTATACGATTCATTTAATCCTTCCTGGGTAGTATCAAACGAGTAAGCATCTTTCATCAAAAATTGTCTTCCACGGATTACACCGCTCTTTGGGCGCGGTTCGTTTCTGAACTTAGTTTGTATCTGATACCAAATCTGCGGTAAATCTTTGTATGATTTCAAAACTCCTTTGGCATGGAAAGTCATAATTTCTTCGTGTGTAGGAGCTAAAACATAATCTCTGTTTTTAATATGAAATAAAATATCGCCAAAAGATTCAACACGGTTTGTCTGCTGCCAAATTTCAATTGGACTTAGCGCCGGCAGATGAAATTCCTGTCCGCCGATTGCGTCCATTTCCTCACGAATAATTTCAGAAACTTTTTTAACTACTTTGTAACCAAGTGGTAAAAAAGAATAAATTCCAGCCGCAACCATTCTTACCATTCCGGTCCTAAGCATTAAAATGTGGCTTGGAATTACAGCATCGTTAGGCACTTCTTTAAGTGTTGGAATAAAAGATTTACTAAGTTTCATAATACCAGATTTTTATTGAAAATGATGTCAAAAATAATGAAATGAGAGGCTAATTCAAAAGAATGTAATTACTATAATATATAATTTGAGTTGGTTTATTTGTTATTGGATTTTAACCGATTTAAAAAAGCGATGAATTTGACACGACCTTT comes from Ignavibacteriales bacterium and encodes:
- a CDS encoding proline--tRNA ligase — translated: MKLSKSFIPTLKEVPNDAVIPSHILMLRTGMVRMVAAGIYSFLPLGYKVVKKVSEIIREEMDAIGGQEFHLPALSPIEIWQQTNRVESFGDILFHIKNRDYVLAPTHEEIMTFHAKGVLKSYKDLPQIWYQIQTKFRNEPRPKSGVIRGRQFLMKDAYSFDTTQEGLNESYNKHDKAYRKIFDRCGIKYFVVGASSGAMGGSGSEEFMVKSEAGEDTVAYCESCGYAANVEVANSKVDAAPRYSESKRVEDIYTPNVKSIDELCAFLKIDETQCAKSRVYIHNEKPVLVLMLGNDEVNETKLTAILGGTVRPAHPEELKEITGADAGSIGPIEFKHQIIADLRLKEANNLFSGANKNDYHIGGIDMVRDVPGCKYFDLRIVEAGETCTRCNSKLDVFKAIELGHIFKLGTKYTVALGAMFTNENGEEHPIIMGSYGIGLERVIACYIEQNYDEKGIIWNKLLAPFQIHLVALNMKNASVVEASEKIYGDIKSLGYDVLFDDRSDASAGFKFNDADLLGMPVQIIVGEKGLKEQMIELKVRKTGERSKIPIDNLQTKLKELLK